In Bufo gargarizans isolate SCDJY-AF-19 chromosome 6, ASM1485885v1, whole genome shotgun sequence, a single genomic region encodes these proteins:
- the ATN1 gene encoding atrophin-1 isoform X2 produces the protein MKTRQNKDSMSMRSGRKKESVGPREERRARGRASPGAISTSSSDSKSEKGRPSAKLPVSLAQKGRMDDSVPKNSKRERVKDSSESEGEAGKSQKKAKMESPEVPRPPPDEESLDGQSGNEDGGSDPRDIDQDNRSTSPSLHSGDSESDASSVPSPKSFPSLYRGPGSPPPPASPVAENPVLPPPPPQTSQPPATSEPQTARQYPAPHLPQLYPSSGGMVKTGPTQTSQAKPPPTTPIAGLGSPRPLASPTAPPPLPTSSSSSTSYPHVSHNLPPPPALRPLNASPGLPTQVGEKTGQPLPSASCTLRYPPYPGQYPPGYPHQYPPQGKYGQPQPGPHPSWGQGGLGFGRNEGAPRYPQPPLQNGQVGGGQNLGGGFGAPHHSSTRAQSPHNNHPPHPMPTQGSIQPPASQSSVLHPHGGATGGQGQSPNHNTNNSHHPHILPNRGRSPTPQSNQPPGAAPQANHHPPHVLPGGIISPSSHHQNNNPLSAPGSANSGGQSPAPPNTSHMSSQPPSTGGNLGYPSQVEPQNPQSTNPQSTHAVYQPHSNSSVCHYPPNTQAYGNYPFQGYKGAPPAAPPYKSGPPPPYKTGTFPVSTPPPVHTQSFKDASPTTPTTAPPPVPPPVPPPAPPPPASAPVQIKQEPIEECDAEGESPLPPASSPSPPPKLVDTPSHASQSARFNKHLDRGYNSCCRTDLYFVPLEGSKLSKKRSEQIERARRESEQRAREERERERERERELERNVQKLESRSHDCPQLCPQPPHHHPSLALPSPSSAPSRPPHFEPPGAVAAVPPYLGPDTPALRTLSEYARPHVLSPAGRAHQPGHPPHHPFYLPLGDPLLAYNLPAVFASDPTRAERELRERLKPGYEVKPGELDPLHPNNLPLPPPHPPHHPHPPQPPPSTAGVPPQMALHPAFQYHHGQHSHAHALERERMALGAAGAGPGAGPGAAGAARGEVSYAERLAAERQHAERVAALSGDPLTRLQMLNVTPHHHQHSHIHSHLHLHQQDAIHAASAAVHPLMDPLTSGSHLTRIPYPAAALQNPLIPHPLHDSDVLRQQIFASPYRDLPSSLSAPLSAAHQLQAMHAQSAELQRLALEQQHWLQTHHPLQGVPLPGQEDYYSHLKKETDKTL, from the exons TCTCCTGAAGTTCCCCGTCCACCTCCTGATGAAGAAAGCTTAGATGGGCAGAGCGGTAATGAAGATGGCGGGAGCGACCCCCGTGACATTGACCAGGATAACCGCAGCACATCTCCTAGCTTGCACAGTGGAGACAGTGAAAGTGACGCATCTTCTGTCCCTTCACCAAAATCATTTCCTTCTCTGTACAGGGGACCTGGTTCTCCCCCACCTCCTGCTTCACCAGTTGCTGAAAATCCTGtgttgccaccaccaccacctcagaCTTCTCAGCCACCCGCAACGAGTGAGCCTCAGACTGCTAGACAGTACCCAGCTCCACATCTTCCACAATTATATCCTAGCAGTGGTGGGATGGTAAAAACTGGGCCTACACAGACTTCTCAAGCCAAGCCTCCACCCACTACCCCGATAGCAGGGTTGGGTTCTCCAAGGCCGTTGGCTTCTCCTACAGCTCCTCCTCCTTTACCCACCAGTTCTTCATCCTCAACATCATACCCCCATGTTTCTCACAACTTGCCACCACCTCCGGCTTTGCGTCCTCTCAATGCATCTCCAGGACTGCCAACCCAGGTGGGAGAAAAAACTGGTCAACCTCTACCTTCTGCTTCTTGTACACTTCGATATCCTCCTTACCCAGGACAGTACCCACCCGGTTATCCTCATCAGTATCCTCCACAAGGGAAATACGGACAGCCTCAGCCAGGACCCCATCCATCTTGGGGCCAAGGTGGACTTGGATTTGGACGGAATGAAGGAGCACCTCGGTACCCCCAGCCTCCTCTTCAAAATGGACAAGTGGGTGGAGGGCAGAACCTTGGAGGTGGATTTGGTGCACCTCACCACAGTAGTACACGAGCACAGTCCCCTCATAATAATCATCCCCCTCACCCAATGCCTACACAAGGAAGCATTCAACCTCCAGCATCCCAAAGCAGCGTCCTCCACCCTCATGGAGGGGCAACAGGTGGTCAGGGTCAATCTCCAAACCATAATACAAATAATTCTCACCACCCTCATATTCTGCCAAACAGAGGACGTTCTCCTACCCCACAAAGTAACCAACCACCGGGGGCTGCCCCACAAGCCAACCATCACCCCCCTCATGTTTTGCCTGGTGGCATTATATCTCCAAGTTCACACCATCAGAACAACAATCCGCTTTCAGCTCCTGGGTCAGCAAATAGTGGGGGACAATCAcctgcacccccaaatacatctCATATGTCATCACAGCCTCCATCTACAGGTGGGAATTTGGGTTACCCCTCCCAAGTAGAGCCTCAGAATCCTCAGTCAACAAATCCTCAGTCAACACATGCCGTCTATCAACCCCATTCAAATTCATCTGTCTGCCATTATCCTCCTAACACTCAGGCTTATGGTAACTACCCATTCCAAGGCTACAAAGGAGCTCCTCCAGCAGCGCCACCATATAAAAGTGGGCCCCCACCACCTTATAAGACAGGGACATTTCCTGTTTCGACTCCACCACCAGTCCACACCCAGAGTTTCAAAGATGCTTCACCTACAACTCCTACTACTGCACCCCCACCAGTGCCCCCACCAGTGCCTCCACCTGCGCCTCCACCACCAGCATCAGCTCCTGTGCAGATTAAGCAGGAACCAATTGAGGAGTGCGATGCAGAGGGTGAAAGCCCTCTTCCTCCTGCCAGCAGCCCCTCGCCTCCACCCAAGCTTGTGGACACGCCAAGTCATGCCAGTCAATCTGCAAG GTTCAACAAACACCTGGATCGAGGCTACAACTCATGCTGTCGGACTGATTTGTATTTTGTGCCCTTGGAAGGGTCAAAGCTTTCAAAGAAAAGATCGGAGCAGATTGAGAGAGCGCGACGAGAAAGTGAGCAGAGGGCACGAGAGGAACGTGAACGAGAACGCGAGAGGGAACGGGAACTGGAGAGGAATGTG CAAAAATTGGAGTCTCGATCTCACGACTGTCCTCAGCTGTGTCCTCAGCCCCCTCATCACCATCCCTCTTTGGCATTGCCTTCTCCATCTTCGGCCCCTTCGCGTCCACCTCACTTTGAACCCCCAGGAGCTGTAGCAGCTGTCCCTCCTTATTTAGGACCTGATACACCTGCTCTTCGTACCTTAAGTGAATACGCCCGTCCTCACGTACTTTCACCAGCTGGGAGAGCACATCAACCAGGTCATCCACCGCACCACCCATTTTATTTACCTCTCGGAGATCCGCTTCTTGCCTATAATTTGCCTGCTGTGTTTGCCAGTGACCCAACTCGGGCAGAAAGGGAGCTGCGAGAAAGGCTGAAACCTGGTTATGAAGTAAAACCAGGAGAGCTAGACCCTCTTCACCCAAATAATCTccctctgccacctccacacccaCCACATCACCCACACCCTCCACAACCACCGCCCTCCACAGCTGGTGTCCCTCCACAAATGGCATTGCACCCTGCCTTCCAGTACCACCACGGGCAGCACTCTCACGCACATGCTTTGGAGAGGGAAAGAATGGCACTCGGGGCCGCAGGAGCAGGGCCTGGAGCTGGACCAGGAGCGGCTGGAGCAGCCCGAGGGGAGGTATCGTATGCTGAGCGACTGGCTGCAGAACGACAACATGCTGAAAGAGTGGCAGCTCTTAGTGGTGACCCCTTGACTAGACTCCAAATGCTGAACGTTACCCCACATCATCACCAGCATTCCCACATCCATTCACACCTACACCTACACCAGCAGGACGCCATACATGCAG CTTCTGCTGCGGTGCATCCACTAATGGATCCGCTCACGTCAGGATCCCATCTAACTCGCATCCCGTATCCTGCagctgccctccaaaatcctttGATTCCTCATCCTTTGCATGATAGCGACGTCCTCCGACAGCAGATATTTG CCTCTCCTTACAGAGACCTCCCTTCCTCTCTTTCTGCTCCCCTCTCGGCCGCTCACCAGTTACAGGCCATGCACGCCCAGTCTGCAGAATTGCAACGCCTGGCCCTGGAGCAGCAGCACTGGCTGCAGACCCATCATCCTCTGCAGGGAGTTCCCCTTCCCGGTCAAGAAGACTATTACAG TCACTTGAAGAAAGAAACCGATAAAACCTTGTAA
- the ATN1 gene encoding atrophin-1 isoform X1, producing MKTRQNKDSKMSMRSGRKKESVGPREERRARGRASPGAISTSSSDSKSEKGRPSAKLPVSLAQKGRMDDSVPKNSKRERVKDSSESEGEAGKSQKKAKMESPEVPRPPPDEESLDGQSGNEDGGSDPRDIDQDNRSTSPSLHSGDSESDASSVPSPKSFPSLYRGPGSPPPPASPVAENPVLPPPPPQTSQPPATSEPQTARQYPAPHLPQLYPSSGGMVKTGPTQTSQAKPPPTTPIAGLGSPRPLASPTAPPPLPTSSSSSTSYPHVSHNLPPPPALRPLNASPGLPTQVGEKTGQPLPSASCTLRYPPYPGQYPPGYPHQYPPQGKYGQPQPGPHPSWGQGGLGFGRNEGAPRYPQPPLQNGQVGGGQNLGGGFGAPHHSSTRAQSPHNNHPPHPMPTQGSIQPPASQSSVLHPHGGATGGQGQSPNHNTNNSHHPHILPNRGRSPTPQSNQPPGAAPQANHHPPHVLPGGIISPSSHHQNNNPLSAPGSANSGGQSPAPPNTSHMSSQPPSTGGNLGYPSQVEPQNPQSTNPQSTHAVYQPHSNSSVCHYPPNTQAYGNYPFQGYKGAPPAAPPYKSGPPPPYKTGTFPVSTPPPVHTQSFKDASPTTPTTAPPPVPPPVPPPAPPPPASAPVQIKQEPIEECDAEGESPLPPASSPSPPPKLVDTPSHASQSARFNKHLDRGYNSCCRTDLYFVPLEGSKLSKKRSEQIERARRESEQRAREERERERERERELERNVQKLESRSHDCPQLCPQPPHHHPSLALPSPSSAPSRPPHFEPPGAVAAVPPYLGPDTPALRTLSEYARPHVLSPAGRAHQPGHPPHHPFYLPLGDPLLAYNLPAVFASDPTRAERELRERLKPGYEVKPGELDPLHPNNLPLPPPHPPHHPHPPQPPPSTAGVPPQMALHPAFQYHHGQHSHAHALERERMALGAAGAGPGAGPGAAGAARGEVSYAERLAAERQHAERVAALSGDPLTRLQMLNVTPHHHQHSHIHSHLHLHQQDAIHAASAAVHPLMDPLTSGSHLTRIPYPAAALQNPLIPHPLHDSDVLRQQIFASPYRDLPSSLSAPLSAAHQLQAMHAQSAELQRLALEQQHWLQTHHPLQGVPLPGQEDYYSHLKKETDKTL from the exons TCTCCTGAAGTTCCCCGTCCACCTCCTGATGAAGAAAGCTTAGATGGGCAGAGCGGTAATGAAGATGGCGGGAGCGACCCCCGTGACATTGACCAGGATAACCGCAGCACATCTCCTAGCTTGCACAGTGGAGACAGTGAAAGTGACGCATCTTCTGTCCCTTCACCAAAATCATTTCCTTCTCTGTACAGGGGACCTGGTTCTCCCCCACCTCCTGCTTCACCAGTTGCTGAAAATCCTGtgttgccaccaccaccacctcagaCTTCTCAGCCACCCGCAACGAGTGAGCCTCAGACTGCTAGACAGTACCCAGCTCCACATCTTCCACAATTATATCCTAGCAGTGGTGGGATGGTAAAAACTGGGCCTACACAGACTTCTCAAGCCAAGCCTCCACCCACTACCCCGATAGCAGGGTTGGGTTCTCCAAGGCCGTTGGCTTCTCCTACAGCTCCTCCTCCTTTACCCACCAGTTCTTCATCCTCAACATCATACCCCCATGTTTCTCACAACTTGCCACCACCTCCGGCTTTGCGTCCTCTCAATGCATCTCCAGGACTGCCAACCCAGGTGGGAGAAAAAACTGGTCAACCTCTACCTTCTGCTTCTTGTACACTTCGATATCCTCCTTACCCAGGACAGTACCCACCCGGTTATCCTCATCAGTATCCTCCACAAGGGAAATACGGACAGCCTCAGCCAGGACCCCATCCATCTTGGGGCCAAGGTGGACTTGGATTTGGACGGAATGAAGGAGCACCTCGGTACCCCCAGCCTCCTCTTCAAAATGGACAAGTGGGTGGAGGGCAGAACCTTGGAGGTGGATTTGGTGCACCTCACCACAGTAGTACACGAGCACAGTCCCCTCATAATAATCATCCCCCTCACCCAATGCCTACACAAGGAAGCATTCAACCTCCAGCATCCCAAAGCAGCGTCCTCCACCCTCATGGAGGGGCAACAGGTGGTCAGGGTCAATCTCCAAACCATAATACAAATAATTCTCACCACCCTCATATTCTGCCAAACAGAGGACGTTCTCCTACCCCACAAAGTAACCAACCACCGGGGGCTGCCCCACAAGCCAACCATCACCCCCCTCATGTTTTGCCTGGTGGCATTATATCTCCAAGTTCACACCATCAGAACAACAATCCGCTTTCAGCTCCTGGGTCAGCAAATAGTGGGGGACAATCAcctgcacccccaaatacatctCATATGTCATCACAGCCTCCATCTACAGGTGGGAATTTGGGTTACCCCTCCCAAGTAGAGCCTCAGAATCCTCAGTCAACAAATCCTCAGTCAACACATGCCGTCTATCAACCCCATTCAAATTCATCTGTCTGCCATTATCCTCCTAACACTCAGGCTTATGGTAACTACCCATTCCAAGGCTACAAAGGAGCTCCTCCAGCAGCGCCACCATATAAAAGTGGGCCCCCACCACCTTATAAGACAGGGACATTTCCTGTTTCGACTCCACCACCAGTCCACACCCAGAGTTTCAAAGATGCTTCACCTACAACTCCTACTACTGCACCCCCACCAGTGCCCCCACCAGTGCCTCCACCTGCGCCTCCACCACCAGCATCAGCTCCTGTGCAGATTAAGCAGGAACCAATTGAGGAGTGCGATGCAGAGGGTGAAAGCCCTCTTCCTCCTGCCAGCAGCCCCTCGCCTCCACCCAAGCTTGTGGACACGCCAAGTCATGCCAGTCAATCTGCAAG GTTCAACAAACACCTGGATCGAGGCTACAACTCATGCTGTCGGACTGATTTGTATTTTGTGCCCTTGGAAGGGTCAAAGCTTTCAAAGAAAAGATCGGAGCAGATTGAGAGAGCGCGACGAGAAAGTGAGCAGAGGGCACGAGAGGAACGTGAACGAGAACGCGAGAGGGAACGGGAACTGGAGAGGAATGTG CAAAAATTGGAGTCTCGATCTCACGACTGTCCTCAGCTGTGTCCTCAGCCCCCTCATCACCATCCCTCTTTGGCATTGCCTTCTCCATCTTCGGCCCCTTCGCGTCCACCTCACTTTGAACCCCCAGGAGCTGTAGCAGCTGTCCCTCCTTATTTAGGACCTGATACACCTGCTCTTCGTACCTTAAGTGAATACGCCCGTCCTCACGTACTTTCACCAGCTGGGAGAGCACATCAACCAGGTCATCCACCGCACCACCCATTTTATTTACCTCTCGGAGATCCGCTTCTTGCCTATAATTTGCCTGCTGTGTTTGCCAGTGACCCAACTCGGGCAGAAAGGGAGCTGCGAGAAAGGCTGAAACCTGGTTATGAAGTAAAACCAGGAGAGCTAGACCCTCTTCACCCAAATAATCTccctctgccacctccacacccaCCACATCACCCACACCCTCCACAACCACCGCCCTCCACAGCTGGTGTCCCTCCACAAATGGCATTGCACCCTGCCTTCCAGTACCACCACGGGCAGCACTCTCACGCACATGCTTTGGAGAGGGAAAGAATGGCACTCGGGGCCGCAGGAGCAGGGCCTGGAGCTGGACCAGGAGCGGCTGGAGCAGCCCGAGGGGAGGTATCGTATGCTGAGCGACTGGCTGCAGAACGACAACATGCTGAAAGAGTGGCAGCTCTTAGTGGTGACCCCTTGACTAGACTCCAAATGCTGAACGTTACCCCACATCATCACCAGCATTCCCACATCCATTCACACCTACACCTACACCAGCAGGACGCCATACATGCAG CTTCTGCTGCGGTGCATCCACTAATGGATCCGCTCACGTCAGGATCCCATCTAACTCGCATCCCGTATCCTGCagctgccctccaaaatcctttGATTCCTCATCCTTTGCATGATAGCGACGTCCTCCGACAGCAGATATTTG CCTCTCCTTACAGAGACCTCCCTTCCTCTCTTTCTGCTCCCCTCTCGGCCGCTCACCAGTTACAGGCCATGCACGCCCAGTCTGCAGAATTGCAACGCCTGGCCCTGGAGCAGCAGCACTGGCTGCAGACCCATCATCCTCTGCAGGGAGTTCCCCTTCCCGGTCAAGAAGACTATTACAG TCACTTGAAGAAAGAAACCGATAAAACCTTGTAA